Proteins from a genomic interval of Actinoalloteichus hymeniacidonis:
- a CDS encoding MogA/MoaB family molybdenum cofactor biosynthesis protein, translating to MERSAQRLGRALVVIVDDRVTQGEYEDVTGPLVTELLEETGFIVDGSVVVPGELVDIRNALNTAVIGGVDLVITVGGTGVSPRDVTPDATAGVLDRPIPGIAEALRASGLAAGAVDAGISRGLVGVSGSTLVVNIAGSRSAVRDGMATLSPLVTHVIEELSSLETP from the coding sequence ATGGAACGCAGTGCGCAGCGTCTAGGCCGTGCCCTCGTCGTGATCGTGGACGATCGGGTCACGCAGGGGGAGTACGAAGACGTCACCGGCCCGTTGGTCACTGAACTTCTGGAGGAGACCGGATTCATCGTCGATGGCAGCGTTGTGGTGCCGGGCGAGTTGGTCGACATTCGCAATGCGTTGAACACGGCGGTGATCGGCGGCGTCGATCTGGTGATCACCGTCGGCGGGACCGGGGTGTCGCCGAGGGACGTCACGCCCGACGCGACAGCAGGCGTGCTGGACCGGCCGATTCCCGGAATCGCCGAGGCCTTGCGCGCCTCCGGGTTGGCCGCGGGTGCGGTGGACGCGGGAATCTCACGTGGCCTGGTCGGTGTCTCCGGTAGCACCCTGGTGGTGAACATCGCGGGGTCGCGTTCTGCGGTACGAGACGGAATGGCCACTCTGAGCCCGTTGGTCACCCACGTCATCGAGGAGCTCTCCAGCCTCGAGACGCCCTGA
- a CDS encoding S1C family serine protease: protein MSEHTSNGPSDEPEPTAGGQDHLGSNAAGADTPRHGIPLHDADRDTPGEQPTPSGAAQSEPGPDNPIEQAKPTGQTFPERPQGQQTGGGFPPSSGLGAAPYGARVTGADAQSGTGPQGTHQPTGQTFPAGPYGGQPAQQQAGAGPYTGQTVTQPGVGGPEGTAGTNPGTPGYGQHFAHSYRDQPAGGRPSRRGGMIAGIVALSLLVGGVSGGVGGLVGYQLGDDGNTVNSLDQERPAARNASDAPDGSVQQVADKVLPSVVQLEVVSQQSAGGGSGIILSDDGLILTNNHVVAPAAEGGEITVAFDDGSTARAQIEGRDPTSDLAVVRAEGVSGLTPAELGRSDDLAVGAETVAIGSPFGLAGTVTSGIISSLDRPVAAGGESESDVATVLDAVQTDAAINPGNSGGPLVDMQGRVIGVNSAIYSPRGGQQQEAGSVGLGFAIPIDHARRIAEEIIDTGQATQAVLGVSVGDPRAGSGAEIMEVVADGPASGAGLQQGELITKLDDRLIQGRDALVAAVRSQEPGQEVTLTVLDGGGSERTVDVTLGSQTAGG from the coding sequence ATGAGCGAGCACACCTCGAATGGTCCGAGTGACGAGCCTGAGCCGACCGCCGGGGGCCAGGACCATCTCGGGTCGAATGCCGCCGGTGCCGACACACCTCGGCACGGAATCCCTTTGCACGACGCCGACCGCGACACACCGGGCGAGCAGCCGACCCCCTCGGGTGCGGCGCAGTCCGAGCCAGGACCGGACAACCCGATCGAGCAGGCGAAGCCCACCGGACAGACCTTCCCGGAGCGACCGCAAGGACAGCAGACCGGCGGCGGCTTCCCGCCCAGCAGCGGCCTGGGAGCGGCGCCCTACGGGGCCCGGGTGACCGGCGCGGACGCCCAGTCGGGCACGGGGCCGCAGGGGACACATCAGCCCACCGGTCAGACCTTCCCCGCAGGACCCTATGGCGGTCAGCCCGCGCAGCAGCAGGCAGGCGCCGGGCCCTACACCGGGCAGACCGTCACCCAGCCCGGTGTCGGCGGGCCGGAGGGAACAGCAGGCACCAACCCGGGCACGCCCGGTTACGGGCAGCACTTCGCGCACTCCTATCGGGACCAGCCTGCAGGCGGACGGCCCAGCAGGCGCGGCGGGATGATCGCCGGAATCGTCGCCCTGTCGCTGCTGGTCGGGGGAGTCTCCGGCGGTGTCGGCGGACTCGTCGGATACCAGCTCGGCGACGACGGCAACACGGTGAACTCGCTCGATCAGGAACGTCCGGCGGCCAGAAACGCCTCCGACGCGCCGGACGGCTCCGTGCAACAGGTGGCGGACAAGGTCCTGCCCAGCGTCGTACAGCTCGAAGTCGTCAGTCAGCAGAGCGCGGGCGGCGGATCAGGCATCATCCTCAGCGACGACGGCCTGATCCTGACCAACAACCACGTGGTCGCACCGGCAGCCGAGGGCGGCGAGATCACGGTCGCCTTCGATGACGGCTCCACCGCTAGAGCACAGATCGAGGGCCGCGATCCGACGTCCGACCTGGCGGTGGTGCGCGCCGAGGGAGTGTCCGGCCTGACCCCGGCCGAACTGGGCAGGTCCGACGACCTGGCTGTCGGGGCGGAGACCGTGGCGATCGGATCGCCGTTCGGCCTGGCGGGCACGGTCACCTCCGGCATCATCTCCTCCCTCGACCGGCCGGTGGCCGCAGGCGGCGAATCGGAATCCGACGTGGCGACGGTTCTGGACGCGGTGCAGACCGACGCCGCCATCAACCCGGGCAACTCCGGTGGCCCGCTCGTCGACATGCAGGGCCGGGTCATCGGCGTCAACTCGGCGATCTACAGCCCGCGCGGCGGCCAGCAGCAGGAGGCAGGTTCGGTCGGTCTTGGCTTCGCCATCCCGATCGACCACGCACGACGTATCGCCGAGGAGATCATCGACACCGGCCAGGCGACGCAGGCGGTGCTCGGGGTGAGCGTCGGCGACCCGAGGGCTGGTAGCGGCGCCGAGATCATGGAGGTCGTCGCCGACGGCCCGGCCAGCGGGGCAGGCCTGCAGCAAGGCGAACTGATCACGAAGCTCGACGATCGACTTATCCAGGGACGGGACGCGTTGGTCGCGGCCGTGCGCTCCCAGGAACCGGGACAAGAGGTGACACTCACCGTGCTCGACGGTGGTGGCTCGGAACGAACAGTAGATGTCACATTGGGTAGTCAGACGGCCGGTGGGTGA
- the galT gene encoding galactose-1-phosphate uridylyltransferase, translated as MRRTSARMADGREIIYFDEDDAAPTRTAVDTRDLPARDPRPEMRCDPFTGEWVGIAAHRQSRTYKPPADACPLCPTTPERPSEIPESDYDVVVFENRFPSFAQDLPETAAVVLENDGIPLVTAFPATGRCEVVCFTSDHTTSFGQLPASRVRTVVDAWADRTAALSEMPGVEQVFCFENRGEEIGVTLHHPHGQIYGYPFVTPRTARHLEMAGPYLVEHGRHLVGDILAAERAAGTRVIRSGEHWTAFVPPAARWPVEIQLVPHRPVPDLPALSDAERDEFAEIYLDVLGRLDRLYDRPLPYIAGWHQAPIRTERELCWLRMEVFSVLRGPDRLKYLAGSESGMGVWIGDATPEQTAERLRALG; from the coding sequence GTGCGCCGGACCAGTGCCCGCATGGCAGACGGTCGCGAGATCATCTACTTCGACGAGGATGACGCCGCACCGACGCGGACCGCTGTCGATACCCGGGATCTCCCGGCGCGGGATCCACGTCCGGAGATGCGGTGCGACCCGTTCACCGGGGAATGGGTCGGGATTGCCGCACACCGGCAGTCCAGGACCTACAAGCCGCCCGCCGACGCCTGCCCGCTCTGCCCCACCACGCCGGAGCGTCCGTCGGAGATCCCCGAGTCGGACTACGACGTCGTGGTCTTCGAGAACCGGTTCCCGTCCTTCGCGCAGGATCTGCCGGAGACCGCTGCGGTGGTGTTGGAGAACGACGGGATCCCGCTGGTCACGGCCTTCCCGGCCACCGGGCGCTGCGAGGTGGTGTGCTTCACCTCCGACCACACGACCTCCTTCGGGCAACTCCCGGCCAGCCGCGTGCGGACCGTGGTCGATGCCTGGGCCGACCGCACGGCGGCCCTGAGCGAGATGCCCGGCGTCGAACAGGTCTTCTGCTTCGAGAACCGAGGCGAGGAGATCGGGGTGACGCTGCACCACCCGCACGGCCAGATCTACGGATACCCCTTCGTCACGCCCCGCACCGCGCGCCATCTGGAGATGGCCGGCCCGTATCTCGTCGAGCACGGCAGGCACCTGGTCGGCGACATCCTGGCTGCCGAACGTGCCGCAGGGACCCGAGTGATCCGCTCCGGCGAGCACTGGACGGCGTTCGTACCGCCCGCGGCGCGCTGGCCGGTCGAGATCCAACTCGTGCCGCATCGGCCGGTGCCCGACCTGCCTGCGTTGTCCGACGCCGAGCGCGACGAGTTCGCCGAGATCTACCTCGACGTGTTGGGCAGGCTGGACCGGCTCTACGACCGACCGCTGCCCTACATCGCGGGATGGCACCAGGCACCCATCCGAACCGAGCGCGAACTGTGCTGGCTGCGGATGGAGGTGTTCTCGGTGCTTCGAGGACCGGACCGGCTGAAATACCTCGCCGGCTCGGAATCCGGGATGGGCGTGTGGATCGGCGACGCGACACCCGAGCAGACCGCCGAGCGGCTGCGCGCCTTGGGCTGA
- a CDS encoding sensor histidine kinase encodes MGSTEAEADRERAPGRLESWRQRVALRTRVALLAALCVGTAVALTSLGAFVTVYNSLYDQLDDSLFERAAQAAEGPRVSNARLDSAPAALFAAADVQIAEVYESGAVVFGGAKQPPVGPKELAVAKGELSYSLRTDVASDSRVITLPIQPGSSLVVAQPLDDIKATLGRMAVVVAVAGGLGVGVAAAAGTAVARTALRPVSELTAATERISRTGDLRPIEVSGDDELARLTTSFNVMLGVLAESQERQRRLVADAGHELRTPLTSLRTNIELLLASSRPDAPELAEQDRAEIYDDVRAQINELSTLVGDLVELAREDAPQVVHEPVDLVEVIERAVDRARRRAPDIDFEVSLTPWWLLGDANALERAVLNLLDNAAKWSPSDGAVQVNLAQDSHGSVAFEVADSGPGIAEADMPHVFERFYRSSEARTLPGSGLGLAIVKQAAERHGGSVSVGRAPQGGALFMLRLPGRAG; translated from the coding sequence ATGGGCTCGACGGAGGCCGAGGCGGATCGGGAGCGAGCGCCGGGCCGGTTGGAGAGCTGGCGCCAACGGGTGGCGTTGCGCACCCGGGTCGCCTTGTTGGCCGCACTCTGTGTCGGCACAGCGGTGGCGCTGACCTCGCTGGGTGCCTTCGTGACGGTCTACAACAGCCTCTACGACCAACTTGACGACAGCCTCTTCGAACGCGCCGCCCAGGCCGCCGAGGGACCTCGGGTGTCCAACGCCCGGTTGGACTCGGCTCCCGCCGCGCTGTTCGCCGCGGCCGACGTGCAGATCGCGGAGGTCTACGAGAGCGGCGCGGTCGTCTTCGGCGGCGCGAAACAGCCCCCGGTCGGACCCAAGGAACTGGCGGTGGCCAAGGGCGAACTGTCGTACTCACTGCGGACCGACGTCGCCTCCGACTCCCGAGTCATCACCCTGCCCATCCAGCCCGGCTCCAGCCTCGTGGTGGCCCAACCACTGGACGACATCAAGGCCACCCTCGGCAGGATGGCCGTCGTGGTGGCGGTGGCAGGCGGCCTCGGCGTCGGCGTGGCGGCCGCAGCGGGCACCGCGGTGGCTCGGACCGCGCTACGGCCGGTGAGCGAGTTGACCGCCGCGACCGAGCGCATCTCCCGCACCGGGGACCTGCGACCGATCGAGGTTTCCGGAGACGACGAACTGGCCAGACTGACCACCAGCTTCAACGTCATGCTCGGCGTACTCGCCGAATCCCAGGAACGACAGCGAAGACTGGTGGCCGATGCGGGCCACGAGTTGCGCACCCCGCTGACCTCGTTGCGGACCAACATCGAATTGCTGCTGGCATCCAGCAGACCGGACGCTCCCGAGCTCGCAGAGCAGGATCGCGCCGAGATCTACGACGATGTCCGAGCCCAGATCAACGAGCTGTCCACGCTGGTCGGAGACCTGGTCGAGCTGGCGAGGGAGGACGCGCCCCAGGTCGTGCACGAGCCGGTCGACCTCGTCGAGGTGATCGAAAGGGCGGTCGACCGGGCGCGACGGCGGGCCCCCGATATCGATTTCGAGGTCTCGCTGACGCCCTGGTGGTTGCTCGGTGATGCAAACGCCCTGGAACGAGCCGTGTTGAACCTGCTCGACAACGCCGCGAAATGGAGCCCATCCGACGGTGCTGTGCAGGTCAACCTGGCTCAGGACTCCCACGGGAGCGTCGCGTTCGAGGTTGCCGATTCGGGACCGGGGATCGCAGAGGCCGACATGCCTCATGTCTTCGAGAGGTTCTATCGTTCGTCGGAAGCTCGAACCCTGCCTGGTTCCGGCCTCGGGCTGGCGATCGTCAAGCAGGCGGCCGAGCGGCACGGCGGCAGTGTGTCAGTAGGACGTGCTCCGCAAGGGGGCGCGCTGTTCATGTTGCGGTTGCCCGGACGCGCCGGTTGA
- a CDS encoding response regulator transcription factor, whose amino-acid sequence MRILVVDDDRAVRESLRRSLQFNGYQVELAADGLQALDAVTAQRPDAMVLDVMMPRLDGLEVCRRLRGTGDDLPILVLTARDAVSDRVSGLDAGADDYLPKPFALEELLARLRALLRRTTSEPDSGHDDLPPPLCFADLSLDTATREVRRAQRPISLTRTEFSLLELLLAHPRQVLTRSRILEEVWGYDFPTSGNALEVYIGYLRRKTEGAGEPRLIHTVRGVGYVLRETAP is encoded by the coding sequence ATGCGCATCCTCGTGGTCGACGACGACCGTGCCGTACGCGAGTCGCTGCGACGGTCACTGCAGTTCAACGGTTACCAGGTCGAGCTCGCCGCCGACGGGCTCCAAGCCCTGGACGCCGTCACCGCCCAGCGCCCCGACGCGATGGTCCTCGACGTGATGATGCCGCGCCTGGACGGACTCGAGGTGTGCAGACGCCTGCGCGGTACCGGAGACGACCTGCCTATCCTGGTTCTCACCGCCCGCGACGCCGTGTCGGATCGGGTGTCGGGCCTCGACGCGGGCGCCGACGACTATCTACCCAAGCCGTTCGCCCTCGAAGAGCTGCTCGCCCGATTGCGGGCGTTGTTGCGGCGGACGACGTCGGAACCCGACAGCGGACACGACGACCTGCCGCCGCCGTTGTGCTTCGCCGATCTCTCCTTGGACACCGCCACGAGGGAGGTCCGGCGCGCGCAGCGTCCGATCAGCCTCACCCGCACCGAGTTCTCCCTGCTGGAGCTGTTGCTGGCTCATCCGCGTCAGGTGCTGACCCGCAGCCGCATCCTGGAGGAGGTCTGGGGCTACGACTTTCCCACCTCCGGCAATGCCCTGGAGGTCTACATCGGCTACCTCCGGCGCAAGACCGAGGGCGCGGGCGAACCCCGGCTGATCCATACCGTCCGAGGCGTCGGATACGTCCTGAGGGAGACGGCGCCGTGA
- a CDS encoding trimeric intracellular cation channel family protein, translating to MLLVLEFLGVAAFAVSGALAAVRARLDLFGIVVLGMVTALGGGVVRDLMLGVHPPTTLQDWRYLLVSGSAGLLAFQFHPQLARLRRAVLLADAVGLGLFVTSGTATALALGAPVYTACLIGVITGIGGGMLRDLLLREVPLVLRREIYAVAALTGTVVVGIGDLAGWSAGPVALIGSTLVVGLRVLALWRRWNAPLPRDSGS from the coding sequence GTGCTGCTCGTGTTGGAGTTCCTCGGGGTGGCGGCTTTCGCCGTATCGGGCGCGCTGGCCGCCGTCCGGGCCAGGCTGGATCTGTTCGGGATCGTCGTGCTCGGCATGGTGACGGCCCTGGGTGGCGGGGTCGTCCGGGACCTGATGCTCGGCGTGCACCCACCGACCACGCTTCAGGACTGGCGCTATCTCCTGGTCTCCGGAAGCGCAGGCCTGCTCGCCTTCCAGTTCCACCCGCAGCTGGCCCGGCTGCGGCGCGCCGTCCTGCTCGCCGACGCGGTCGGACTCGGGTTATTCGTCACCTCCGGCACCGCCACCGCACTCGCGTTGGGAGCCCCGGTCTACACGGCCTGCCTGATCGGAGTGATCACCGGAATCGGCGGCGGAATGCTGCGTGACCTGCTGCTACGGGAGGTGCCGTTGGTACTGCGCCGCGAGATCTATGCGGTCGCGGCGCTGACCGGCACCGTGGTCGTCGGCATCGGGGACCTCGCCGGTTGGAGCGCCGGTCCCGTCGCCCTCATCGGATCGACCCTGGTCGTCGGCCTCCGGGTGCTGGCGCTGTGGCGACGGTGGAACGCGCCGCTACCCCGTGATTCAGGGTCCTGA
- a CDS encoding EthD family reductase codes for MRREHRGSTRLALLHSPAEPDTSGTKRRWWEQKMIKYIALYRRPSDPDFDARYLASHLPLVAKTPGLVRTELGRVTRTYLPGFLGDAEPHLIAEMYFESHESMRAALRTPEWKAAGENLAEIGGIELVAMFAAEILDYSAPDADR; via the coding sequence GTGCGGCGCGAGCACCGAGGTTCGACCCGGCTGGCGCTGTTGCATTCGCCCGCCGAACCGGACACTTCGGGGACGAAACGCCGATGGTGGGAGCAGAAGATGATCAAGTACATCGCGCTGTACCGGAGACCGAGCGACCCCGACTTCGACGCGAGGTACCTCGCCTCGCACCTGCCCTTGGTCGCCAAGACACCCGGCCTGGTGCGAACCGAACTCGGCCGGGTCACCCGGACCTACCTTCCCGGCTTCCTCGGGGACGCCGAGCCCCATCTGATCGCCGAGATGTACTTCGAGTCCCACGAGTCGATGCGGGCGGCCCTGCGCACGCCGGAGTGGAAAGCCGCCGGGGAGAACCTGGCCGAGATCGGCGGCATCGAACTGGTGGCGATGTTCGCTGCGGAGATCCTCGACTACTCGGCGCCCGACGCCGATCGGTGA
- a CDS encoding GGDEF domain-containing protein codes for MVDRNDSPLAEHLPQQDREVRLLLESGRVLEANALFDEVVSGLPTGEDDRWRRATVLVHRAVVAFRLNRIPLALELAAEAWVELDADRPEGSAAAQTIGMLGYLVESIGHRRAALDMMRVSVELARRAGHPETLAHCMQRLGGTLNMRATEASADDAKRIFAEARGMLSEALDLVDSGFLHRALLAAYSRSLAGLGELAEAEELAQRALRLNEAAEDRWGLAVANWVLAGVRRTQGAMPAARTLASRAVAESDRVGDAILLRRVSQDLADICADLGDHVGEAEALRRGMAAGSKMLDTLQEALGQALEQRRLAVQAQRVAVAAQEAAARDPLTGLVNRLGLERTAPHLIKRTASRGRVPWLVLLDVDWFKDVNDDAGHAAGDAALREIAQLLRRECRADDLVARWAGDEFVIVLGDVSEERTEGSDAGPTVAERIRAAVHNHDWRLVLGKTTRPPTVSIGVAAGPAQLDQLFTAADNALYRAKRQGRNRVEVQPSTEDELDSRQAGTLAPR; via the coding sequence GTGGTTGATCGCAACGATTCACCCCTGGCGGAACACCTTCCGCAGCAGGACCGCGAGGTGCGACTGCTGCTGGAATCCGGACGAGTGCTGGAAGCCAACGCACTGTTCGACGAGGTCGTATCCGGATTGCCGACCGGCGAGGACGACCGCTGGCGTCGAGCCACCGTGCTGGTACACCGCGCAGTGGTCGCTTTCCGGCTGAACCGAATCCCATTGGCGCTCGAACTCGCCGCCGAGGCATGGGTGGAGTTGGACGCGGATCGCCCGGAGGGCTCGGCTGCCGCGCAGACCATCGGAATGCTCGGATATCTCGTGGAGAGCATCGGCCATCGACGTGCCGCGTTGGACATGATGCGGGTGTCGGTCGAGCTGGCCCGCCGCGCCGGGCATCCCGAGACGCTGGCGCACTGCATGCAGCGGCTGGGCGGCACCTTGAACATGCGGGCGACCGAGGCTTCCGCCGACGATGCCAAACGGATCTTCGCCGAAGCCAGGGGCATGCTCTCCGAGGCGCTGGACCTGGTCGACTCCGGCTTCCTACATCGAGCCCTACTGGCCGCGTACAGCCGTTCGCTGGCAGGTCTGGGGGAGCTCGCCGAGGCCGAGGAACTCGCACAACGCGCGTTGCGGCTCAACGAGGCCGCCGAGGACCGGTGGGGGCTCGCCGTCGCCAACTGGGTGCTCGCCGGGGTACGACGCACCCAGGGCGCGATGCCTGCGGCGCGAACCCTCGCGAGCCGGGCCGTCGCCGAATCGGATCGGGTCGGCGACGCGATCCTGCTGCGCCGGGTCTCCCAGGACCTCGCCGATATCTGTGCCGATCTCGGTGACCACGTCGGCGAGGCTGAAGCGCTGCGCCGGGGCATGGCGGCGGGCAGCAAGATGCTGGACACACTCCAAGAGGCATTAGGACAGGCGCTCGAACAGCGCAGGCTCGCTGTTCAGGCACAGCGGGTGGCGGTGGCCGCGCAGGAGGCGGCGGCCCGCGATCCGTTGACCGGCCTGGTGAACCGGCTCGGTTTGGAACGCACCGCGCCGCATCTGATCAAGCGGACGGCCTCGCGTGGCCGCGTCCCCTGGCTGGTCCTGCTGGACGTCGACTGGTTCAAGGACGTCAACGACGATGCCGGCCACGCGGCGGGCGACGCGGCGCTGCGCGAGATCGCCCAGCTACTGCGCCGCGAGTGCCGGGCCGACGATCTGGTGGCCCGGTGGGCGGGCGACGAGTTCGTCATCGTGCTCGGCGACGTGAGCGAGGAACGCACCGAGGGCTCCGATGCCGGCCCCACGGTGGCCGAACGAATCCGCGCCGCCGTCCACAATCACGACTGGCGGCTGGTGCTCGGCAAGACAACCCGACCGCCGACCGTCAGCATCGGTGTGGCCGCAGGCCCCGCTCAGCTCGATCAGCTCTTCACCGCCGCCGACAACGCGCTGTACCGGGCGAAACGCCAGGGCCGCAATCGCGTCGAGGTGCAGCCCTCCACCGAGGACGAGTTGGACAGCAGGCAGGCGGGCACACTGGCGCCACGCTGA
- a CDS encoding nitroreductase family deazaflavin-dependent oxidoreductase: protein MPLTGEYAPSTSGWARDQAELIERSGGTEGTELNGLPVIVLTTVGAKTGKLRKTALMRVEHEGSYAAVASLGGAPKHPVWYFNLQANPRVELQDKTVKKDYIAREVTGAEKAEWWERSVAAFPPYAEYQQKTSREIPVFVLDPVED from the coding sequence ATGCCTTTGACTGGTGAATATGCACCGAGTACTTCTGGATGGGCCCGCGATCAGGCCGAACTGATCGAACGCTCCGGCGGCACCGAGGGAACGGAACTCAACGGCCTTCCGGTGATCGTGCTCACCACGGTGGGTGCCAAGACGGGGAAGCTCCGCAAGACGGCGCTCATGCGCGTCGAGCACGAGGGTTCCTACGCCGCGGTCGCCTCACTGGGCGGCGCTCCGAAGCATCCGGTGTGGTACTTCAACCTCCAGGCCAACCCGCGGGTGGAGCTGCAGGACAAGACCGTCAAGAAGGACTACATCGCCCGCGAGGTGACCGGCGCGGAGAAGGCCGAATGGTGGGAGCGTTCCGTCGCTGCCTTCCCGCCCTACGCCGAGTATCAGCAGAAGACCTCCCGTGAGATCCCCGTCTTCGTGCTGGATCCCGTCGAGGACTGA
- a CDS encoding SDR family oxidoreductase: MNTPHDKVALVVGAQGVIGRNLVEHLVELGDWEVIGLSRRGGESSARVRHLAVDLLDAENSRAKLAGETAITHVFYTAYQDRPTWAELVPPNVAMLTNLVNAVEPVASKLTHVSLMQGYKVYGAHLGPFKTPARESDAGHMPPEFNVDQQDFLELRARQGTWTWSAIRPSVVSGFALGNPMNLSMAIAVYASMCVELGLPLRFPGSPGAYNSLLEMTDAGLLAKATVWAATTPGSTNQAFNIGNGDLFRWSELWPKIAHFFELAVAPPLPMSLATVMADKEPLWNSMVDRHGLEPNAYAAVSSWPFADAVFSWDYDMFGDGSKARRHGFHEYVETEQMFLGLFADLRARRIIP, translated from the coding sequence ATGAATACACCGCATGACAAGGTCGCGTTAGTGGTCGGCGCCCAGGGTGTCATCGGGCGCAATCTGGTCGAACACCTGGTCGAGCTCGGCGACTGGGAGGTCATCGGCCTGTCCCGACGCGGCGGCGAGTCCTCGGCTCGGGTACGGCATCTCGCGGTCGACCTGCTCGACGCCGAGAACAGCCGCGCCAAGCTCGCAGGCGAAACCGCGATCACGCACGTCTTCTACACCGCTTACCAGGATCGGCCGACCTGGGCGGAACTCGTGCCGCCGAACGTCGCCATGCTGACCAACCTCGTCAACGCCGTCGAACCAGTGGCATCGAAACTGACCCATGTCAGTCTCATGCAGGGCTACAAGGTCTACGGCGCGCACCTCGGTCCGTTCAAGACCCCGGCCCGAGAGTCCGACGCCGGGCATATGCCACCGGAATTCAACGTCGACCAGCAGGACTTCCTCGAACTGCGGGCGCGGCAGGGAACCTGGACCTGGTCGGCGATCCGTCCCTCGGTGGTCTCCGGCTTCGCACTGGGCAATCCGATGAACCTATCGATGGCCATCGCGGTCTACGCCTCGATGTGCGTCGAGCTGGGTCTGCCGTTGCGCTTCCCAGGCAGCCCCGGCGCCTACAACAGCCTCTTGGAGATGACAGACGCCGGTTTGCTGGCCAAGGCGACGGTGTGGGCGGCCACCACACCGGGCAGCACGAACCAGGCGTTCAACATCGGCAACGGTGATCTCTTCCGTTGGAGCGAGCTATGGCCCAAGATCGCCCACTTCTTCGAACTGGCTGTCGCACCGCCGCTTCCGATGTCCTTGGCCACCGTGATGGCCGACAAGGAACCACTGTGGAACTCGATGGTCGACCGGCATGGCTTGGAACCGAACGCCTATGCGGCTGTCTCATCCTGGCCGTTCGCCGATGCCGTGTTCTCCTGGGACTACGACATGTTCGGGGACGGCTCCAAGGCCCGTCGACACGGATTTCATGAATACGTCGAGACAGAACAGATGTTCCTCGGTCTGTTCGCCGATCTGCGCGCCCGCCGCATCATCCCGTGA
- a CDS encoding LysR family transcriptional regulator, giving the protein MVSLRQLEYLVTIAEQGSFTRAAESLHVTQPALSHQVRILERSVGGPLLERLPRSVRLTPAGRAMLPYARATLADAHRARCVARQASGLEQGELRLATVYSVGLGVLPPVLRRWRQEHREIQIGMSEHRHGDELLAAMTEGAADLAVGPAPRAWSGPTWQLGLEEFVVVLPGDDPLGAEGVLRVDLRALAERNWVDYAAGNGLADVLHQACAEAGFVPRAAIRTEQTAAAPILAAAGLGPTLAPANIIPAGFDGLVLRPDPPVRRALTAYTRPNPDPISEAFLQTLRETARPVPSALVDLFGPMAD; this is encoded by the coding sequence ATGGTAAGTCTGCGTCAACTCGAGTATCTGGTCACGATTGCCGAGCAGGGTTCGTTCACGCGGGCCGCCGAGTCGCTGCACGTCACTCAACCTGCCCTGTCACATCAGGTGCGGATTCTGGAGCGCTCGGTCGGCGGCCCGCTGTTGGAACGACTACCGCGATCCGTCCGGCTTACCCCGGCAGGACGGGCGATGTTGCCCTATGCCCGTGCCACCTTGGCAGACGCGCACCGAGCCAGGTGCGTGGCTCGCCAGGCGTCAGGCCTGGAACAGGGCGAATTGCGCCTCGCCACCGTGTATTCCGTGGGATTGGGTGTCCTGCCGCCGGTGCTGCGTCGGTGGCGGCAGGAACACCGCGAGATCCAGATCGGGATGTCCGAGCATCGACACGGTGACGAACTGCTGGCCGCGATGACCGAGGGCGCCGCCGACCTGGCTGTCGGTCCAGCACCCCGGGCCTGGTCGGGGCCGACCTGGCAACTGGGCTTGGAGGAGTTCGTCGTGGTGCTGCCCGGCGACGACCCCCTCGGCGCGGAAGGTGTGTTGCGGGTGGATCTACGCGCGCTCGCAGAGCGCAACTGGGTCGACTACGCGGCGGGCAACGGATTGGCGGACGTGCTCCACCAGGCATGCGCCGAGGCGGGTTTCGTGCCCCGCGCGGCAATACGTACGGAACAGACCGCTGCGGCTCCCATCCTGGCTGCCGCCGGTCTCGGACCCACCTTGGCGCCCGCGAACATCATCCCGGCCGGATTCGACGGACTGGTGCTGCGCCCGGATCCGCCGGTCCGTCGGGCCTTGACCGCCTATACCCGTCCGAATCCCGACCCGATCAGCGAGGCGTTCCTCCAGACGCTCCGCGAGACGGCACGGCCAGTGCCGTCCGCCTTGGTGGATCTCTTCGGTCCGATGGCCGACTGA